A genomic region of Magnolia sinica isolate HGM2019 chromosome 6, MsV1, whole genome shotgun sequence contains the following coding sequences:
- the LOC131249697 gene encoding pentatricopeptide repeat-containing protein At1g63400-like: MDGLDTLLSYSVGCFLCKVTNHMDAVDIQYIHRSGSYSQGRTHINGFGVAAALHRTTTTTIPSSLLSSGVVWHPQNLRFRKMSSRRAAAAAAQKGKTLSSPASIEITISALDSKITENKIPTPTQFNYLVNDLFNSIRAGAFVRLEDAVGLFNRMVRTQPLPSIQTFNRLLTTIAKMKHYSTVISLHREMNWIGIPSDIYTWSILLNCSCRLNGIGSGFAILSDILKHGHEPNVMTLATFIKGFCMEGRIGEASSFFLNTVEMGYPYNVVSFGILIDGLCKSGNNGMALGLLRKMEKGAVKCSPNFAVYNPIINSLCKDGLTREALNLFSEMVSKGIQPNVFTYSSLIHGLCNLGQWKEVMSLFEEMSNRGISPNVTTFNILVNALCKEGMVKEAHGLLEWMTQRGVEPNVITYNALMNGYCFIGQMDAALKIFDYMVCKGHKPSVVTYNMLINGYCKKQMVDEAMWLFREMPCKGLKPNVVTYNTLIGGLYRVRRIVAAQELFNEMKAHGQCPNLITYTILMDGLRKSERPVEAMKLLNEMQIKGIQPNNKVMDVLINGMCEARELKYAKELFSWASTMGLGNDVRTYNTLINGLCKEGLLEEANGLFLQMEEKGFQPDSFTFNALIRGFLQKNETLKAMQLLGEMG; the protein is encoded by the coding sequence ATGGACGGGTTAGATACTCTTTTATCATATTCTGTCGGCTGCTTCCTCTGCAAAGTTACAAACCATATGGACGCCgtggatatacagtacatacatcgaAGTGGGTCCTACAGTCAGGGTCGCACCCACATCAATGGTTTTGGGGTGGCTGCCGCACTGCACAGGACCACAACAACTACCAtcccctcttctcttctctcatcAGGAGTCGTTTGGCACCCACAAAATCTTCGATTTCGTAAAATGTCGTCGAGAAGAGCTGCCGCTGCCGCTGCTCAAAAGGGTAAAACTCTCTCCTCTCCAGCTTCTATTGAAATTACCATTTctgcccttgattctaaaatcACAGAGAACAAAATCCCGACTCCAACCCAATTCAACTATTTGGTGAATGATCTATTCAATTCGATTCGAGCTGGTGCTTTTGTGAGGTTAGAGGATGCAGTGGGCCTCTTCAATCGTATGGTCCGCACGCAGCCGCTGCCTTCAATCCAGACCTTTAATCGCCTGTTAACTACTATTGCTAAAATGAAACACTATTCGACCGTGATTTCTTTGCATCGGGAGATGAATTGGATAGGGATCCCATCCGATATCTATACATGGAGCATTCTTCTCAATTGTTCCTGCCGCTTGAATGGCATCGGTTCTGGTTTTGCTATTCTCAGCGACATCCTGAAACATGGCCATGAGCCAAATGTCATGACTCTGGCTACTTTTATTAAGGGGTTTTGTATGGAAGGGCGGATTGGGGAAGCGAGTAGTTTCTTTCTGAACACGGTAGAAATGGGATATCCTTATAATGTGGTGTCGTTCGGGATACTAATCGACGGTCTTTGCAAGTCGGGGAACAACGGAATGGCTCTTGGGTTGCTTCGGAAAATGGAGAAGGGAGCAGTTAAATGTAGTCCTAACTTTGCTGTTTATAACCCAATCATCAACAGTCTATGCAAAGATGGGCTCACAAGGGAGGCGCTTAACCTCTTCTCAGAAATGGTTAGTAAAGGGATTCAGCCGAATGTTTTCACTTACAGTTCTTTAATTCATGGACTATGCAATTTAGGGCAGTGGAAAGAAGTAATGAGTCTGTTTGAGGAAATGTCGAATCGAGGAATCTCACCCAATGTGACAACCTTCAACATACTGGTGAATGCTCTTTGCAAAGAAGGAATGGTTAAAGAAGCCCATGGATTACTAGAATGGATGACCCAGAGAGGTGTGGAGCCTAATGTAATCACATACAATGCATTAATGAATGGCTACTGTTttattggccaaatggatgctgccTTAAAGATATTTGATTACATGGTGTGTAAAGGTCATAAGCCTAGTGTCGTGACTTATAACATGTTAATCAACGGCTATTGCAAGAAGCAGATGGTAGACGAGGCTATGTGGCTTTTCCGAGAAATGCCTTGCAAGGGATTGAAGCCCAATGTTGTTACTTACAACACTCTTATAGGTGGGCTATACCGGGTACGGAGAATTGTGGCTGCACAAGAGCTTTTCAATGAGATGAAAGCTCATGGACAATGTCCGAATCTCATCACAtacaccattttgatggatgggCTACGTAAAAGTGAGCGTCCTGTCGAGGCAATGAAACTACTTAATGAGATGCAAATTAAAGGAATTCAACCAAATAATAAAGTTATGGATGTCCTTATTAATGGGATGTGCGAAGCTAGGGAACTTAAATATGCGAAGGAGCTTTTCAGTTGGGCCTCCACCATGGGCTTAGGGAATGATGTTAGGACATATAACACGTTAATCAATGGGCTCTGTAAAGAAGGGCTTTTGGAGGAAGCTAATGGATTGTTCTTGCAAATGGAAGAGAAGGGTTTCCAACCAGACAGTTTCACCTTCAATGCTTTAATTAGGGGCTTTTTACAAAAGAATGAGACCCTCAAGGCAATGCAACTTCTTGGGGAAATGGGCTAA